The following DNA comes from Picosynechococcus sp. PCC 7003.
GCCGGAAATCTCTCCTGAACAGGTTGTTTTTGATTGCTTTGTCCAAACCCTCCAAACAGCTCCCCTTGATGATTGCTTGGGATTATTTCAGGCATTTTTCGTTGGTTATGATGCATCTCAATGTCCAGAATCCCTGCAGCAAGCAAGTTATCAGCTGATCATTGCCAATCGGCGCACGGGATTTATTGCGGTTCTCAAACGGTGTTGTTATCTGTTTATCGAGACTTGTCTCAATCAAGAAAGTATCCAGCACATTGCCAAACTTGCCCATTTGCTGCTGACGTCAACATCTCAGACGGGTGATGGGTCGTTGACCACAGAACGATTTCAGGATTGGCTACGGGGATTTGTGCAAACTGAGGAATGTCGGGTCTTTCGGGTCTTGGCGCCTCCTAGTGAGACAAATCAACGCACTTGGGGCGATCGCTATGTGGGCTTTATGTTGTTTGCCCAAGTGACGAATCCACAATCTTCCCCAGAACAACAACGGGCCTCCAAGCTGCTTTACCAATTATTTAATAACCGTTATCGCTACCGATTAGTGATGTACCTGTCGACAAAGGGAAAAATGACCGCGACGGGAGAGTCCATTAAAAATCCCACCCTCATTGAAGATGTTGCGTTGAACCTGATCCATCGTTTAGTGGTTAAAAAGAAGCCCAGTTATCCTGATATTGCCACTCAATTTTTAGCCCAGACAGACGATCATACCTTTGCCACTTGGCAGCCCTATTTTGTTGATTATTTGTTCTGTGCCATGACTTCGCCGCGTCGTTTGAAGTGGCTGCCCGATAAGGTTTTGCAACATCTCAGGCAATGTTATCCCGAAGGGGACAGCATCACCCTCAACCAAGCACTGATTAATGATGTTTGCCGCAATTTAATCCATTACCTGCTCGATCCTGAACATTTGCAAGATTTATCCCATCCTTTACCTGTCTTGATGATTCAGCGGGAATATTTAACCCTCAGTATTTTGTTATTGAAATTGGTGCTGGTTGCGCCCGAAACCTATGGTGAACTGGTACAAGCCCTCAATCTTTTGCTGGGGCAATACCAAGACCAACCCAAGGAAGAGTGCCAGTGGCTCATGGGCTTTTTTGAGACGGTTCAGGTTATTTTGGCGTTGGTGCTGACGGCTCCTCAGTATTGCCCTACAGTCCCTGGGTAGTAGTGGTTAACTTTAGAGAATCCCTATCCAAAAGCTCGAAAAAAAAGGACAATAGAAAGGTTATTTTGATGTAAATCTTGATTTCTATTTGTTATGAGCGACAATCGACGTAGCCGGGTAGTCACCGAAGGTCATCAGCGGAGCCCGAACCGTGCCATGCTCCGGGCTGTGGGCTTTGGGGATGATGATTTTAGTAAACCAATTGTAGGCTTGGCGAATGGGTACAGTACGATTACGCCATGCAATATGGGAATCAATGACCTAGCCCAACGGGCGGATAAGGCGATCCGGGAGGCGGGGGCCATGCCGCAGATGTTTGGGACGATCACCATTAGTGATGGGATCTCCATGGGTACTGAAGGGATGAAGTATTCCCTTGTTTCGCGGGATGTGATCGCTGACTCCATTGAAACGGCTTGTAATGGTCAAAGCATGGATGCGGTGCTGGCGATTGGTGGTTGTGATAAAAATATGCCGGGGGCGGTATTGGCGATCGCCCGGATGAATATCCCTGCAATCTTTGTCTATGGTGGCACGATTAAACCCGGCCATCTAGACGGCGAAGACCTCACGGTAGTCAGTGCCTTCGAGGCCGTCGGTGAATTTAGCGCCGGAAAGATCGACGAAGAAAGATTGTTGGCTGTTGAGAAAAACGCTTGTCCAGGGGCTGGTTCCTGCGGCGGGATGTACACCGCTAATACGATGTCCTCGGCCTTTGAGGCGATGGGGATTAGTTTGCCCTACTCCTCCACCATGGCCGCCGAAGATGAAGAAAAGGCAGTCAGTGCGGAAGAGTCAGCCCGTGTTCTGGTCAATGCGATCAAGCAGCAGATTTTGCCGAAGGATATCCTCACCCGCAAGGCGTTTGAAAACGCGATTTCCGTGATTATGGCCGTGGGCGGTTCCACGAATTCAGTTTTACATTTGTTGGCGATCGCCAATACCATCGGCGTAGATTTGACCATCGATGATTTTGAAACCATCCGCCAGCGCGTCCCCGTCATCTGTGACCTCAAGCCCTCTGGCCGCTACGTTGCCACCGATCTCCACAAGGCGGGCGGTATTCCCCAGGTGATGAAAATGCTCTTGGATCACGGCCTTCTCCACGGCGACTGTTTAACAGTTACCGGCAAAACCATCGCTGAAACCCTCGCCGACATTCCGAGCGAACCCTCTCCCGATCAGGATGTAATTCGTCCCTGGGATAAGCCAATGTACGAAAAGGGACACCTGGCGATCCTCAAAGGCAACCTGGCCGAAGAAGGTTCTGTGGCGAAAATCAGTGGCGTAAAAAATCCCCGAATCACTGGCCCCGCCCGCGTTTTTGAGTCTGAAGAAGAATGTCTCGATGCGATCCTCGCTGGCAAGATTGTCGCTGGTGATGTGGTGATCGTCCGTTATGAAGGGCCGAAGGGTGGCCCCGGAATGCGGGAAATGTTAGCGCCCACCTCCGCGATTATTGGTGCTGGTCTGGGCGATTCTGTCGGTCTGATCACCGATGGGCGTTTCTCTG
Coding sequences within:
- the ilvD gene encoding dihydroxy-acid dehydratase produces the protein MSDNRRSRVVTEGHQRSPNRAMLRAVGFGDDDFSKPIVGLANGYSTITPCNMGINDLAQRADKAIREAGAMPQMFGTITISDGISMGTEGMKYSLVSRDVIADSIETACNGQSMDAVLAIGGCDKNMPGAVLAIARMNIPAIFVYGGTIKPGHLDGEDLTVVSAFEAVGEFSAGKIDEERLLAVEKNACPGAGSCGGMYTANTMSSAFEAMGISLPYSSTMAAEDEEKAVSAEESARVLVNAIKQQILPKDILTRKAFENAISVIMAVGGSTNSVLHLLAIANTIGVDLTIDDFETIRQRVPVICDLKPSGRYVATDLHKAGGIPQVMKMLLDHGLLHGDCLTVTGKTIAETLADIPSEPSPDQDVIRPWDKPMYEKGHLAILKGNLAEEGSVAKISGVKNPRITGPARVFESEEECLDAILAGKIVAGDVVIVRYEGPKGGPGMREMLAPTSAIIGAGLGDSVGLITDGRFSGGTYGLVVGHVAPEAFVGGNIALVEEGDSITIDAHEKLLQINVPDEELAKRRAAWKPREPRYKRGVLGKYAKIVSTSSKGAVTDIDLF